A single region of the Mycobacterium avium subsp. avium genome encodes:
- a CDS encoding branched-chain amino acid aminotransferase, with amino-acid sequence MTSGSLEFTVSRSTRPATDAERETILAEPGFGKYFTDHMVSIEYDETEAGRGWHDARVIPYGPIELDPSAIVLHYAQEIFEGLKAYRWADGSIVSFRAQANAARLRSSARRLAIPELPEELFLESLRQLIAVDNAWVPAAGGEEALYLRPFVIATEPGLGVRPSKQYRYLLIASPAGAYFKGGISPVTVWVSTEYVRASPGGTGAAKFGGNYAASLSAQAEAAANGCDQVVWLDAVERRFVEEMGGMNIFFVFGSGGSARLVTPELSGSLLPGITRDSLLQLAIDAGFAVEERKIDIDEWQKKAAAGEITEVFACGTAAVITPVSHVKYGETEFTIADGQPGEVTMALRDTLTGIQRGTFADTHGWMTRLG; translated from the coding sequence ATGACCAGTGGCTCCCTCGAGTTCACGGTTTCGCGCTCGACACGTCCGGCGACCGACGCCGAACGCGAAACCATCCTGGCCGAGCCGGGTTTCGGCAAATACTTCACCGACCACATGGTGTCGATCGAGTACGACGAGACCGAGGCCGGACGGGGCTGGCATGACGCGCGCGTCATCCCGTACGGCCCGATCGAGCTGGACCCGTCGGCGATCGTGTTGCACTACGCGCAGGAGATCTTCGAAGGGCTCAAGGCCTACCGCTGGGCGGACGGCTCCATCGTGTCGTTTCGCGCCCAGGCCAACGCCGCCCGGTTGCGGTCCTCGGCGCGGCGGCTGGCGATTCCCGAGCTGCCCGAGGAGCTGTTCCTGGAATCGCTGCGCCAGCTGATCGCCGTCGACAACGCCTGGGTACCGGCCGCCGGCGGCGAAGAGGCGCTGTATCTGCGGCCGTTCGTCATCGCCACCGAGCCCGGGCTCGGGGTGCGGCCCTCCAAGCAATACCGCTACCTCCTGATCGCCTCCCCGGCCGGCGCCTACTTCAAGGGCGGCATCAGTCCGGTCACCGTCTGGGTGTCGACGGAGTACGTGCGGGCCAGCCCGGGCGGCACCGGGGCGGCCAAGTTCGGTGGCAACTACGCGGCGTCGCTGTCCGCGCAGGCCGAGGCCGCGGCCAACGGCTGCGACCAGGTGGTGTGGCTGGACGCCGTCGAGCGGCGCTTCGTCGAGGAGATGGGCGGGATGAACATCTTCTTCGTGTTCGGCAGCGGCGGCTCGGCGCGGCTGGTCACCCCCGAGCTGTCCGGCTCGCTGCTGCCCGGTATCACGCGAGACTCGTTGCTGCAGTTGGCAATTGACGCCGGTTTCGCCGTCGAGGAACGCAAGATCGACATCGACGAGTGGCAGAAGAAGGCCGCCGCCGGTGAGATCACCGAGGTGTTCGCCTGCGGCACCGCCGCCGTCATCACGCCGGTGTCGCACGTCAAGTACGGCGAGACGGAGTTCACCATCGCCGACGGCCAGCCCGGCGAAGTGACGATGGCATTGCGCGACACGCTCACCGGGATTCAGCGGGGCACCTTCGCCGACACCCACGGCTGGATGACCCGGCTCGGCTGA
- the gcvT gene encoding glycine cleavage system aminomethyltransferase GcvT: MSNEADLLHGPLEDRHRDLGASFAEFGGWLMPVSYAGTVSEHNATRNAVGLFDVSHLGKALVRGTGAARFVNSALTNDLNRIGPGKAQYTLCCNESGGVIDDLIAYYVDDDEIFLVPNAANTAAVVEALQGAAPAGVTISNLHRSYAVLAVQGPRSADVLAELGLPTDMDYMAYADTSFRQVPVRVCRTGYTGEHGYELLPPWESAGVVFDALAAAVSQAGGQPAGLGARDTLRTEMGYPLHGHELSPDISPLQARCGWAIGWKKEAFFGRDALLAEKEAGPRRLLRGLRMVGRGVLRAGLTVLVGDTPVGVTTSGTFSPTLQAGIALALIDTDADVRDGQEVTVEVRGRAATCEVVRPPFVAVKTR, encoded by the coding sequence GTGAGCAACGAAGCCGACCTGCTGCACGGACCGCTGGAAGACCGCCACCGCGACCTGGGCGCCAGTTTCGCCGAGTTCGGGGGTTGGCTGATGCCGGTGTCGTATGCGGGCACCGTCAGCGAGCACAACGCGACGCGCAACGCCGTCGGCCTGTTCGACGTCAGCCATCTGGGCAAGGCGCTGGTTCGCGGGACGGGCGCGGCGCGGTTCGTCAACTCCGCGCTCACCAACGACCTGAACCGGATCGGGCCGGGCAAGGCGCAATACACGTTGTGCTGCAACGAATCCGGGGGAGTCATCGACGACCTGATCGCCTACTACGTCGACGACGACGAGATCTTTTTGGTGCCCAACGCGGCCAACACCGCCGCCGTGGTCGAGGCGCTGCAGGGCGCCGCCCCGGCCGGGGTGACCATCAGTAACCTGCATCGCTCGTATGCCGTGCTGGCCGTGCAGGGGCCGCGCTCGGCCGACGTGCTCGCCGAGCTGGGGCTGCCGACCGACATGGATTACATGGCCTACGCCGACACCTCGTTCCGGCAGGTGCCGGTGCGGGTCTGCCGCACCGGGTACACCGGCGAGCACGGCTACGAGCTGCTGCCGCCGTGGGAGTCCGCCGGCGTGGTGTTCGACGCCCTGGCCGCGGCGGTGTCGCAGGCCGGCGGCCAACCGGCCGGCCTGGGTGCCCGCGACACGCTGCGCACCGAGATGGGTTACCCGCTGCACGGCCATGAGCTGTCACCGGACATTTCGCCGCTACAGGCCCGATGCGGCTGGGCGATCGGCTGGAAAAAGGAGGCGTTCTTCGGCCGCGACGCGCTGCTGGCCGAGAAGGAGGCCGGGCCGCGACGGCTGCTGCGCGGGCTGCGGATGGTGGGCCGCGGCGTGCTGCGGGCCGGCCTGACGGTGCTCGTCGGTGACACGCCGGTCGGGGTGACCACCTCGGGCACGTTCTCCCCGACGCTGCAGGCCGGGATCGCGCTGGCGCTGATCGACACCGACGCCGACGTGCGGGACGGTCAGGAAGTCACCGTCGAAGTCCGCGGCCGCGCCGCCACGTGCGAGGTGGTGCGGCCCCCGTTCGTCGCGGTGAAAACCCGGTAG
- a CDS encoding leucyl aminopeptidase has translation MSTEPGYASPVVNVASSLPRRAAASTVLIVPVVSTGDDDKPGAVVASAGSFLSSDAVAEIESGLRALAATGGAEQLHRLVVGSLPVSSVLTVGLGKPRSEWPADTVRRAAGVAARSLSNTETVFTTLAALPGEGVASAAVEGLILGSYRFTEFRSAKTAPKDKGLQKITVLATAKDAKQEVAHGAAVATAVATARDLVNTPPSHLFPDEFAKRARALGESVGLEVEVLDEKALQKGGYGGILGVGQGSSRPPRLVRLIHRGSRLAKKSKQAKKVALVGKGVTFDTGGISIKPAASMHHMTSDMGGAAAVIATVALAARLQLPIDVIATVPMAENMPSGTAQRPGDVLTQYGGTTVEVQNTDAEGRLILADAIVRACEDNPDYLIETSTLTGAQTVALGARIPGVMGSDEFRDRVAAISQRVGENGWPMPLPDELKEDLKSTVADLSNISGQRFAGMLVAGVFLREFVADGVGWAHIDVAGPAYNTGSPWGYSPKGATGVPTRTMFAVLEDIAANG, from the coding sequence ATGAGCACAGAACCCGGTTACGCCTCCCCCGTCGTCAACGTCGCCTCCTCGCTGCCGCGCCGCGCCGCCGCGTCCACCGTGCTGATCGTGCCCGTCGTCTCCACCGGCGACGACGACAAGCCGGGCGCCGTCGTCGCGTCGGCCGGGTCGTTCCTGTCCTCCGACGCGGTCGCCGAGATCGAATCCGGCCTGCGGGCGCTGGCGGCCACCGGCGGCGCCGAACAACTGCACCGGCTGGTCGTGGGATCGCTGCCGGTGTCCAGCGTGCTGACCGTCGGCCTGGGCAAGCCGCGATCCGAGTGGCCGGCCGACACCGTCCGCCGTGCCGCGGGGGTGGCCGCGCGGTCGCTGTCCAACACCGAGACGGTGTTCACCACGCTGGCGGCGCTGCCCGGCGAGGGCGTGGCCTCGGCCGCCGTCGAGGGCCTGATCCTGGGCAGCTACCGGTTCACCGAATTCCGCAGCGCCAAGACCGCCCCGAAAGACAAAGGGCTGCAAAAGATCACGGTGCTGGCCACCGCCAAGGACGCCAAGCAGGAGGTCGCGCACGGTGCGGCCGTCGCGACCGCGGTCGCCACCGCCCGCGATCTGGTCAACACCCCGCCCAGTCACCTGTTTCCCGACGAATTCGCCAAGCGGGCAAGGGCTTTGGGTGAGTCCGTCGGCCTCGAGGTGGAGGTGCTCGACGAGAAGGCGCTGCAAAAGGGCGGCTACGGAGGGATTCTGGGCGTCGGCCAGGGTTCGTCGCGCCCGCCGCGGCTGGTGCGGCTGATCCACCGCGGTTCGCGGCTGGCCAAGAAATCCAAGCAGGCGAAAAAAGTGGCGCTGGTCGGCAAGGGCGTCACCTTCGACACCGGCGGCATCTCGATCAAGCCGGCGGCCTCGATGCATCACATGACCTCGGACATGGGCGGGGCCGCCGCCGTCATCGCCACCGTGGCGCTGGCCGCGCGGCTGCAGCTGCCGATCGACGTGATCGCCACCGTGCCGATGGCGGAGAACATGCCGTCGGGCACCGCGCAGCGGCCCGGCGATGTGCTGACGCAGTACGGCGGCACCACCGTCGAGGTGCAGAACACCGACGCCGAGGGCCGGCTGATCCTGGCCGACGCCATCGTGCGGGCCTGCGAGGACAACCCGGACTACCTGATCGAGACCTCCACGCTGACCGGCGCGCAGACCGTCGCGCTGGGCGCCCGGATCCCCGGGGTGATGGGCAGCGACGAGTTCCGCGACCGGGTCGCGGCGATCTCCCAGCGGGTCGGTGAGAACGGCTGGCCGATGCCGCTGCCCGACGAGCTCAAGGAGGACCTGAAGTCCACGGTGGCCGACCTGTCGAACATCAGCGGGCAGCGCTTCGCCGGCATGCTGGTGGCCGGCGTGTTCCTGCGCGAGTTCGTCGCCGACGGGGTGGGCTGGGCGCACATCGACGTGGCCGGCCCGGCCTACAACACCGGCAGCCCGTGGGGTTATTCGCCCAAGGGCGCCACCGGGGTGCCGACGCGCACCATGTTCGCGGTGCTCGAAGACATCGCCGCGAACGGCTAA
- a CDS encoding SRPBCC family protein, with protein sequence MITATREVAAPCERVWEVIAQGWTYTQWVVGNSRTRAVDADWPNPGASIRHSAGVWPLVINDATVVERSDPPHELVLRAHLGPLGAARITLRLHATRVGCRVEMIEVPARGSVRLIPNQLALLAVYPRNQECLLRLAALAERQEPNPVT encoded by the coding sequence GTGATTACTGCCACGCGCGAGGTCGCCGCGCCGTGTGAGCGGGTCTGGGAGGTAATTGCCCAGGGCTGGACCTACACGCAATGGGTGGTGGGCAACAGCCGCACCCGCGCGGTGGATGCGGACTGGCCGAATCCCGGCGCCTCGATCCGGCATTCCGCCGGGGTGTGGCCGCTCGTCATCAACGACGCGACGGTGGTGGAGCGCTCAGACCCCCCACATGAGCTGGTGCTGCGCGCCCACCTGGGACCCCTGGGCGCCGCGCGAATCACCTTGCGGCTGCACGCAACCCGGGTGGGATGCCGGGTGGAGATGATCGAAGTCCCGGCCCGCGGATCGGTACGGCTGATCCCGAATCAGCTTGCGCTGCTGGCGGTTTACCCCCGAAACCAGGAGTGCCTGCTGCGGCTGGCGGCGCTGGCCGAACGGCAGGAGCCGAATCCGGTGACCTAG
- a CDS encoding SDR family oxidoreductase, with translation MPAPQHSPQHFVHSADGTRIAVYDEGNPEGPTVVLVHGFPDSHVLWDGVVPLLAERFRILRYDNRGVGASSAPKPVSAYRMDRFADDFAAVIGELSPGGPVHVLAHDWGSVGVWHYLKRPGANDRVATFTSVSGPSQDQLVDYIFSGLRAPWRPRAFARALGQALRLSYMILLSIPVLAPLALRLTLSIPALRRNAVDNIPIEQIHHSDRLAADAARSVKTYPANYFRSFAIRKQGVAVIDVPVQLIVNTEDRYVRPYGYDHTPRFVPRLWRRDIRAGHFSPMSHPQVMAAAVHDFADMAEGKPASRALLRAQVGRPRKAFGDTLVSVTGAGSGIGRATAFAFAREGAELIVSDIDEAAVKATAAEIAGRGGVAHAYVLDVSDAQAVEEFAERVSAAHGVPDIVVNNAGIGQAGGFLDTPAEEFDRVLAVNLGGVVNGCRSFARRMVQRGTGGHLVNVSSMAAYAPLQSLSAYCTSKAATFMFSDCLRAELDAAGVGLTTICPGLIDTNIINTTRFDAPAGARAERVDDRRGQLGKMFALRHYGPDKVADAILSSVQKKKPIRPVAPEAYALYGLSRVMPQGLRNAARLRVI, from the coding sequence ATGCCGGCACCACAACACTCGCCCCAGCATTTCGTGCACAGCGCCGACGGCACCCGCATCGCGGTCTACGACGAGGGCAACCCCGAGGGCCCGACCGTCGTGCTGGTGCACGGCTTTCCCGACTCGCACGTGCTGTGGGACGGGGTCGTTCCGCTGCTGGCCGAGCGGTTCCGGATCCTGCGCTACGACAACCGCGGGGTCGGTGCGTCGTCGGCGCCCAAGCCGGTGTCGGCCTACCGCATGGACCGCTTCGCCGACGACTTCGCCGCGGTGATCGGCGAACTCAGCCCGGGCGGGCCCGTACACGTGCTGGCCCACGACTGGGGCTCGGTCGGGGTGTGGCACTACCTCAAGCGTCCCGGCGCCAACGACCGGGTCGCCACCTTCACCTCGGTGTCCGGGCCCAGCCAGGACCAGCTGGTCGACTACATCTTCAGCGGACTGCGGGCGCCCTGGCGGCCGCGCGCGTTCGCCCGCGCGCTCGGCCAGGCGTTGCGGCTGAGCTACATGATCCTGCTGTCCATCCCGGTGCTCGCGCCGTTGGCCCTGCGGCTCACCCTGTCGATCCCGGCGCTGCGGCGCAACGCCGTCGACAACATTCCCATCGAGCAGATCCACCACTCCGACCGCCTGGCCGCCGACGCGGCACGCTCGGTGAAAACCTATCCCGCCAACTACTTTCGCTCGTTTGCCATCCGTAAACAGGGTGTGGCCGTCATCGACGTGCCGGTGCAGCTGATCGTCAACACCGAGGACCGGTACGTGCGGCCGTACGGCTACGACCACACGCCGCGGTTCGTGCCGCGGCTGTGGCGCCGCGACATCCGGGCCGGACACTTCTCGCCGATGTCGCATCCGCAGGTGATGGCCGCGGCGGTGCACGACTTCGCCGATATGGCCGAGGGCAAGCCGGCCAGCCGCGCGCTGCTGCGCGCCCAGGTGGGGCGTCCCCGCAAGGCGTTCGGCGACACCCTGGTGTCGGTCACCGGCGCCGGCAGCGGCATCGGCCGGGCGACCGCGTTCGCCTTCGCCCGCGAAGGCGCCGAGCTGATCGTCAGCGATATCGACGAGGCGGCCGTCAAGGCCACCGCCGCCGAGATCGCCGGCCGCGGCGGCGTCGCGCACGCCTACGTGCTCGACGTGTCCGATGCGCAGGCGGTGGAGGAGTTCGCCGAGCGGGTCAGCGCCGCGCACGGCGTGCCCGACATCGTCGTCAACAACGCCGGCATCGGGCAGGCGGGCGGATTCCTGGACACCCCCGCCGAGGAGTTCGACCGGGTGCTCGCGGTCAACCTGGGCGGGGTGGTCAACGGCTGCCGGTCGTTCGCGCGGCGAATGGTGCAGCGCGGCACCGGCGGCCACCTCGTCAACGTGTCGTCGATGGCCGCCTACGCCCCGCTGCAGTCGCTGAGCGCGTACTGCACGTCCAAGGCGGCGACCTTCATGTTCTCCGACTGCCTGCGCGCCGAACTCGACGCCGCCGGGGTGGGACTGACCACCATCTGCCCGGGCCTGATCGACACCAACATCATCAACACCACCAGATTCGACGCGCCGGCGGGCGCCCGGGCCGAACGGGTCGACGACCGGCGCGGGCAGCTGGGAAAGATGTTCGCGCTGCGCCACTACGGGCCCGACAAGGTGGCCGACGCCATCCTGTCGTCGGTGCAGAAGAAGAAGCCGATCCGCCCGGTGGCGCCGGAAGCCTATGCGCTGTACGGCCTTTCGCGGGTGATGCCGCAGGGGTTGCGCAACGCCGCGCGGCTGCGGGTGATCTGA
- the sucB gene encoding 2-oxoglutarate dehydrogenase, E2 component, dihydrolipoamide succinyltransferase: MAFSVQMPALGESVTEGTVTRWLKQEGDTVELDEPLVEVSTDKVDTEIPSPAAGVLTKIIAQEDDTVEVGGELAVIGDAADDAAAGGGAQAPSQPSQPQAPAQPEPQAQAQPEAPAQPQAPAQPAPQESGGGAATPVLMPELGESVTEGTVTRWLKKVGDSVQVDDALVEVSTDKVDTEIPSPVAGVLISITAEEDSTVPVGGELARIGTGAQAPAPAAPQPPPAPKPEPKPEPAPQPQAQPAPQPQPQPQAQPAPEPKAQPAQAQPAQAQPAAGGEGTPYVTPLVRKLAAENNIDLSSITGTGVGGRIRKQDVLAAAEQKQRQQQAAAQPSAAPAPAAAEARKPAAPTPAPALAHLRGTTQKASRIRQITAAKTRESLLATAQLTQTHEVDMTRLVGLRARAKAAFAEREGVNLTFLPFIARAVIDALKIHPNINASYNEETKEITYYDAEHLGFAVDTEQGLLSPVVHNAGDLSLAGLARAIADIAARARSGNLKPDELSGGTFTITNIGSQGALFDTPILVPPQAAMLGTGAIVKRPRVIVDEFGNESIGVRSVCYLPLTYDHRLIDGADAGRFLTTIKHRLEEGAFEADLGL; this comes from the coding sequence ATGGCCTTCTCCGTCCAGATGCCGGCACTCGGTGAGAGCGTCACCGAGGGGACGGTCACCCGCTGGCTCAAGCAGGAAGGGGACACGGTCGAACTCGACGAGCCGCTGGTCGAGGTGTCCACCGACAAGGTCGACACCGAGATCCCGTCGCCTGCCGCGGGTGTGCTGACCAAGATCATCGCCCAGGAAGACGACACCGTGGAGGTGGGCGGCGAACTGGCCGTGATCGGCGACGCGGCCGACGACGCCGCCGCCGGCGGCGGGGCGCAGGCCCCCAGCCAGCCGAGCCAGCCGCAAGCACCGGCCCAGCCCGAGCCCCAGGCCCAGGCCCAGCCCGAGGCCCCGGCCCAGCCGCAGGCGCCGGCCCAGCCGGCGCCGCAGGAGTCCGGTGGCGGCGCCGCCACCCCGGTGTTGATGCCCGAGCTGGGCGAGTCGGTGACCGAGGGCACCGTGACCCGCTGGCTCAAGAAGGTCGGGGATTCGGTCCAGGTCGACGACGCGCTGGTCGAGGTGTCCACCGACAAGGTCGACACCGAGATCCCGTCGCCGGTGGCCGGCGTGCTGATCAGCATCACGGCCGAGGAGGACAGCACCGTGCCGGTCGGCGGCGAGCTGGCCCGCATCGGCACCGGCGCCCAGGCGCCCGCCCCCGCTGCGCCCCAACCCCCGCCGGCCCCCAAGCCCGAACCGAAACCCGAACCGGCACCCCAACCCCAGGCGCAGCCCGCGCCCCAGCCACAGCCACAGCCACAAGCCCAGCCGGCGCCCGAGCCGAAAGCCCAACCGGCTCAAGCCCAACCGGCTCAAGCCCAGCCGGCCGCCGGCGGCGAGGGCACCCCCTACGTGACACCGCTGGTGCGAAAGCTGGCCGCCGAGAACAACATCGACCTGTCGTCGATCACCGGCACCGGCGTGGGTGGTCGCATCCGCAAGCAAGACGTCCTGGCCGCCGCCGAGCAGAAGCAGCGGCAACAACAGGCCGCCGCCCAGCCGTCGGCCGCACCGGCCCCCGCGGCCGCCGAGGCCCGCAAGCCCGCCGCGCCGACGCCGGCGCCGGCGCTGGCGCACCTGCGCGGCACCACCCAGAAGGCCAGCCGGATCCGTCAGATCACCGCGGCCAAGACGCGCGAATCCCTGCTTGCCACAGCCCAACTCACCCAGACCCATGAGGTCGACATGACCAGGCTGGTCGGATTGCGGGCCCGGGCCAAGGCGGCGTTCGCCGAGCGCGAGGGGGTGAACCTGACGTTCCTGCCGTTCATCGCCCGCGCGGTGATCGACGCGCTGAAGATCCACCCCAACATCAACGCCAGTTACAACGAGGAAACCAAGGAGATCACCTACTACGACGCCGAGCACCTCGGCTTCGCGGTCGACACCGAACAGGGGCTGCTGTCCCCCGTCGTGCACAACGCCGGCGACCTGTCGCTGGCCGGGCTGGCCCGGGCGATCGCCGACATCGCCGCGCGCGCCCGGTCGGGCAACCTCAAGCCCGACGAGCTGTCCGGCGGCACCTTCACGATCACCAACATCGGCAGCCAGGGCGCGCTGTTCGACACCCCGATCCTGGTCCCGCCGCAGGCCGCCATGCTGGGCACCGGGGCGATCGTCAAGCGGCCGCGGGTGATCGTCGACGAGTTCGGCAACGAGTCGATCGGCGTGCGCTCCGTCTGCTACCTGCCGCTGACCTACGACCACCGGCTGATCGACGGCGCCGACGCCGGCCGCTTCCTGACCACCATCAAGCACCGGCTCGAAGAGGGAGCATTCGAGGCCGACCTCGGGCTGTGA
- a CDS encoding TIGR01777 family oxidoreductase — protein sequence MARAGQKAVIAIAGSSGLIGSALAAALRADDHRVLRIVRRAPANGDELSWNPESGDLDPDALRGVDAVVNLCGVNIGKRRWSGAFKQSLRDSRITPTEVLAHAVADAGVATLVNASAVGFYGNTKDRVVDENDRAGTGFLAQLCQDWEAATLPAQYGGARVVLARSGLVFSPAGGALGRLRPLFRTGLGARLGSGRQYMSWITLEDEVRALLFAIFEPALSGPVNMTGPAPVTNAEFTTAFGRAVNRPTPLMLPGFAVRAALGEFADEGLLTGQRAIPAALERTGFVFHHNTIGEALGYATARPAHD from the coding sequence TTGGCTCGCGCTGGGCAAAAGGCCGTCATCGCCATTGCGGGTTCGTCCGGCCTGATCGGCTCGGCGCTGGCGGCGGCCCTGCGCGCCGACGACCATCGGGTGCTGCGCATCGTGCGCCGGGCGCCGGCGAACGGCGACGAGCTGTCCTGGAATCCGGAGAGCGGCGATCTGGATCCCGACGCGCTGCGCGGCGTCGACGCCGTCGTCAACCTGTGCGGGGTGAACATCGGCAAGCGGCGATGGTCGGGGGCCTTCAAACAGAGCCTGCGCGACAGCCGCATCACCCCCACCGAGGTCCTCGCGCACGCCGTCGCCGACGCCGGGGTGGCGACCCTGGTCAACGCCAGCGCGGTGGGCTTCTACGGCAACACCAAGGACCGCGTGGTCGACGAAAACGACCGCGCCGGAACCGGTTTCCTGGCCCAGCTGTGCCAGGACTGGGAGGCGGCCACGCTGCCGGCGCAGTACGGCGGCGCCCGGGTGGTGCTGGCCCGCAGCGGGCTGGTGTTCTCCCCCGCCGGTGGCGCGCTGGGCCGGTTGCGGCCCCTGTTCCGGACCGGCCTGGGCGCCCGGCTGGGCAGTGGGCGGCAGTACATGTCGTGGATCACGCTGGAAGACGAGGTGCGGGCCCTGCTGTTCGCGATCTTCGAGCCCGCGCTGTCCGGCCCGGTGAACATGACCGGGCCGGCCCCGGTCACCAACGCCGAATTCACCACCGCGTTCGGGCGGGCGGTCAACCGCCCGACCCCGTTGATGCTGCCCGGTTTCGCCGTCCGCGCCGCGCTCGGGGAGTTCGCCGACGAGGGCCTGCTGACCGGCCAGCGCGCCATCCCCGCCGCGCTGGAGCGCACCGGATTCGTGTTCCACCACAACACCATTGGCGAGGCGCTCGGCTATGCCACCGCCCGGCCCGCCCACGACTGA
- the lipB gene encoding lipoyl(octanoyl) transferase LipB, with the protein MIDSIRSSRALIEVRRLGTVDYRAAWQQQRDLADARVAGGPDTLLLLQHPAVYTAGRRTEPHERPLDGTPVVDTDRGGKITWHGPGQLVGYPIIGLAEPLDVVDYVRRLEEALIKVCADLGLDTVRVPGRSGVWVPGDAGRPDRKVAAIGVRVSRATTLHGFALNCDCELGAFNAIVPCGISDAGVTSLTAELRRPVAVDDVVTSVADAVCDALDGVLPVREHSPGARVASAM; encoded by the coding sequence GTGATCGATTCCATCCGGTCCAGCCGCGCCCTGATCGAAGTCCGCCGGCTCGGCACCGTCGACTACCGCGCGGCCTGGCAGCAGCAGCGCGACCTGGCCGACGCCCGGGTCGCCGGCGGCCCCGACACGTTGCTGTTGCTGCAACACCCGGCGGTGTACACCGCGGGCCGGCGCACCGAACCGCACGAGCGGCCGCTGGACGGCACGCCCGTGGTCGACACCGACCGGGGCGGCAAGATCACCTGGCACGGGCCCGGCCAGTTGGTCGGCTATCCGATCATCGGCCTGGCCGAACCGCTGGACGTGGTCGACTACGTGCGACGGCTGGAGGAGGCGCTGATCAAGGTGTGCGCCGATCTGGGCCTGGACACGGTCCGCGTGCCGGGCCGCTCCGGGGTGTGGGTGCCGGGCGACGCCGGCCGGCCCGACCGCAAGGTTGCCGCCATCGGGGTGCGGGTGTCCCGCGCCACCACCCTGCACGGCTTCGCGCTGAACTGCGACTGCGAGCTGGGCGCCTTCAACGCCATCGTTCCGTGCGGCATCAGCGACGCCGGGGTGACGTCGCTGACGGCCGAACTACGTCGACCGGTCGCGGTCGACGACGTCGTGACGTCGGTCGCCGACGCCGTCTGCGACGCCCTGGACGGGGTGCTGCCGGTGCGTGAGCACTCACCCGGCGCCCGCGTAGCATCGGCGATGTGA
- the lipA gene encoding lipoyl synthase, with amino-acid sequence MTVAPEGRKLLRLEVRNAETPIERKPPWIRVRARMGPEYTELKSLVRREGLHTVCEEAGCPNIFECWEDREATFLIGGDQCTRRCDFCQIDTGKPAELDRDEPRRVADSVRTMGLRYATVTGVARDDLPDGGAWLYAETVRAIKELNPSTGVELLIPDFNGRPDRLAEVFGSRPEVLAHNVETVPRIFKRIRPAFTYRRSLDVLTAAREAGLVTKSNLILGLGETPDEVRTALADLRGAGCDLITITQYLRPSARHHPVERWVKPEEFVEFARHAEELGFSGVLAGPLVRSSYRAGRLYRQAARARA; translated from the coding sequence GTGACTGTCGCACCCGAGGGACGCAAACTGCTGCGCCTGGAAGTGCGCAACGCCGAGACCCCGATCGAGCGCAAACCGCCGTGGATCCGGGTGCGGGCCCGGATGGGGCCGGAATACACCGAGCTCAAGAGCCTGGTCCGGCGCGAGGGGCTGCACACCGTCTGCGAAGAGGCCGGCTGCCCCAACATCTTCGAATGCTGGGAGGACCGCGAGGCCACCTTCCTGATCGGCGGCGACCAGTGCACCCGTCGCTGCGACTTCTGCCAGATCGACACCGGCAAGCCAGCCGAGCTGGACCGCGACGAGCCCCGCCGGGTGGCCGACAGCGTGCGCACGATGGGGCTGCGCTACGCCACGGTCACCGGGGTGGCACGCGACGACCTGCCCGACGGCGGCGCCTGGCTGTACGCCGAGACGGTGCGCGCCATCAAGGAGCTCAACCCGTCGACCGGTGTCGAGCTGTTGATCCCCGACTTCAACGGCCGGCCCGACCGGCTCGCCGAGGTGTTCGGGTCGCGCCCGGAAGTGTTGGCGCACAACGTCGAAACGGTGCCGCGGATCTTCAAACGGATCCGCCCGGCCTTCACCTACCGGCGCAGCCTGGACGTGCTGACCGCGGCCCGCGAGGCCGGGCTGGTCACCAAGAGCAACCTCATCCTCGGCCTGGGCGAAACCCCCGACGAGGTGCGCACCGCGCTGGCCGACCTGCGCGGCGCCGGCTGCGACCTCATCACCATCACCCAGTACCTGCGCCCGTCGGCCCGCCACCACCCGGTCGAGCGCTGGGTGAAGCCGGAGGAATTCGTCGAGTTCGCGCGGCATGCCGAAGAGCTGGGCTTCTCCGGGGTGCTGGCCGGGCCGCTGGTGCGCTCGTCGTACCGCGCTGGGCGGCTCTACCGGCAGGCCGCCCGCGCCCGCGCCTAG